Proteins found in one Triticum aestivum cultivar Chinese Spring chromosome 4D, IWGSC CS RefSeq v2.1, whole genome shotgun sequence genomic segment:
- the LOC123100190 gene encoding putative cyclin-dependent kinase F-2, with amino-acid sequence MAACNRKRPAAVLDAVHATTAQHQQSPTRCKRSRAFIGSTDDYVQVNSLGQGGFGVVLRVRHKVTKKDLAVKFLSSPDDTEEGPDVEDLYREARFLEACEGNPYVVGFEGLLHSPDTGDVGLAMEYVEASSLEDRRAGQPLPESMARDFMWKLLTGAEMMHDRHVVHRDIKPGNILVGETRELVKICDLGLAISLSDKPPYSQAGTASYMAPEMILGKRDYDALVDTWSIGCVFAELLTGKTLFACDGEDDDDDDDNKIKVDIYQLWSIFRVLGVPDERTWPGFTSLPHTTEALRLLPAGHNHSRLRDLFPEEKLSEEGFRLLQGLLTCNPDKRLTAAAALKQPWFAAPRSAAAAANVDALSEKKAPRIKFIPPAMPEKNLLKIPAAAWNAAQRV; translated from the coding sequence ATGGCCGCCTGCAACCGCAAGCGACCTGCTGCCGTCCTCGACGCCGTCCACGCCACGACGGCTCAACATCAACAATCGCCGACGCGCTGCAAGAGGAGCCGCGCCTTCATCGGGAGCACCGACGACTACGTGCAGGTGAACAGCCTAGGCCAAGGCGGCTTCGGCGTCGTCCTCAGGGTGCGCCACAAAGTCACCAAGAAGGACTTGGCCGTCAAGTTCCTCTCCTCGCCGGACGACACCGAGGAGGGCCCCGAcgtcgaagatctttatcgggagGCACGGTTCCTCGAGGCCTGCGAAGGAAATCCTTACGTCGTCGGCTTCGAGGGCCTGCTGCACAGCCCGGACACAGGCGACGTCGGCCTCGCCATGGAGTACGTCGAGGCCTCGAGCCTCGAGGACAGGCGCGCCGGCCAGCCGCTCCCGGAATCCATGGCGCGCGACTTCATGTGGAAGCTTCTGACCGGAGCAGAAATGATGCACGACCGCCATGTCGTCCACCGCGACATCAAGCCCGGCAACATCCTCGTCGGGGAAACCAGGGAGCTAGTTAAGATCTGCGACCTCGGGCTGGCCATCTCCTTGTCCGACAAGCCACCGTACAGCCAGGCCGGCACGGCGTCGTACATGGCGCCCGAGATGATCCTGGGCAAGCGGGACTACGACGCGCTCGTGGACACGTGGTCCATCGGCTGCGTCTTTGCCGAACTGCTCACCGGGAAGACCTTGTTCGCGTGCGACggcgaagatgacgacgacgacgacgacaacaagaTAAAGGTTGACATATACCAGCTGTGGAGCATCTTCCGAGTGCTCGGGGTGCCGGACGAGAGGACGTGGCCAGGGTTCACGTCGCTGCCGCACACCACCGAGGCGCTGCGACTGCTACCGGCGGGGCACAACCACAGCCGGCTGCGGGATTTGTTCCCTGAAGAGAAGCTGTCCGAGGAAGGATTCCGGTTGTTGCAAGGGCTCCTCACGTGCAACCCAGACAAGCGATTGACGGCAGCCgccgcgctcaagcagccatggttcGCTGCTCCtcgttccgccgccgccgctgcgaatGTCGACGCTCTGTCGGAAAAGAAGGCACCAAGGATCAAGTTCATTCCGCCGGCAATGCCAGAGAAGAATCTACTCAAAATTCCAGCGGCTGCGTGGAACGCAGCGCAACGAGTGTAA